A stretch of Desulfurivibrio alkaliphilus AHT 2 DNA encodes these proteins:
- a CDS encoding M24 family metallopeptidase: MTFTTERLTRLRRRLQRRGLDAMLVTQPENRRYLSGFTATDHGINESSGVLLIPAAGRPLLLTDGRYRLQAEEEAPDFEVLVYPRGLFPLLRRLFNTLKPRRLAFESHYLLHSVYGRLAKLAADKGVELVAFTELVEEQRLVKSSAELELIEEAVRLNEKVFAQAYRQLRPGISEQETAWLIEDTMRRSGAQGPSFPTIVAAGPNGAKPHAVPTARKIKAGEPVIIDMGLQIEGYCSDMTRTVVLGEPDDKTLGLLRLVRRAQLAGQEALRAGVSGRHVDQMARRVIAGAGYGDYFDHSLGHGVGLNVHEGPTLSYRNRKKLRPGMVVTIEPGVYLPGWGGVRLENMAVVTPEGCRILNQDTTFLNV, encoded by the coding sequence ATGACTTTCACCACTGAGCGTTTAACCAGGCTGCGCCGCCGCCTGCAGCGGCGCGGGCTGGATGCCATGCTGGTGACCCAGCCGGAAAACCGGCGCTATCTCAGCGGCTTCACGGCCACCGATCACGGCATCAATGAAAGCTCCGGGGTGCTGCTGATCCCCGCCGCGGGTCGCCCCTTGCTGCTTACCGATGGCCGCTACCGGCTCCAGGCGGAAGAGGAGGCGCCGGATTTCGAGGTGCTGGTGTACCCCCGGGGGCTCTTCCCGCTGCTGCGCCGCCTCTTTAACACCCTCAAGCCCCGCCGGCTGGCCTTTGAAAGCCACTACCTGCTGCATTCGGTATATGGTCGGCTGGCCAAGCTGGCCGCGGACAAAGGGGTGGAACTGGTGGCGTTTACCGAGCTGGTGGAAGAACAGCGCCTGGTGAAAAGTTCGGCCGAACTTGAGCTGATCGAAGAGGCGGTGCGGCTTAATGAAAAGGTTTTTGCCCAGGCCTACCGCCAACTGCGCCCCGGCATCAGCGAGCAGGAGACAGCCTGGCTGATCGAGGACACCATGCGCCGCAGCGGCGCTCAGGGTCCCAGCTTCCCCACCATTGTTGCCGCCGGTCCCAATGGGGCCAAGCCGCATGCGGTGCCGACGGCCAGGAAAATCAAAGCCGGAGAGCCGGTAATCATCGACATGGGCCTGCAGATCGAGGGCTACTGTTCGGACATGACCCGTACCGTGGTTCTGGGGGAGCCCGACGATAAAACCCTGGGGCTGCTGCGCCTGGTACGCCGGGCGCAACTGGCCGGGCAGGAGGCCCTGCGGGCCGGGGTCAGCGGGCGCCATGTCGACCAGATGGCCCGCCGGGTCATTGCCGGGGCCGGCTATGGCGATTATTTCGACCACAGCCTGGGGCACGGGGTGGGGCTCAACGTCCACGAAGGCCCGACCTTAAGCTATCGTAACCGGAAAAAACTGCGCCCCGGCATGGTGGTTACCATCGAGCCCGGGGTTTACCTGCCCGGCTGGGGTGGGGTGCGGCTGGAAAATATGGCGGTGGTTACTCCCGAAGGCTGCCGCATTCTCAAT
- a CDS encoding DUF6657 family protein, protein MSEIKSSMEKVMERLAAMDAKGADRADTGLAEEELVREGMRRAAAYLNGEQLDLAADLTAAPPEKQAALRRGMFQTLARNIFLPRDEEQLGPAERAMAGMVALAGGSGELLRFLGELKKVLEQYLNHQKQLRQQLAEQFAQEMARLEGQLAAQTGMSPNLRPEQHPKFQEEWQRVLDELNSQYGRALEQYKEQIRQFLGA, encoded by the coding sequence GTGAGTGAAATTAAAAGCAGCATGGAAAAGGTGATGGAGCGGCTGGCGGCCATGGACGCCAAAGGTGCCGACCGGGCCGACACCGGCCTGGCCGAGGAAGAACTGGTTCGGGAGGGGATGCGGCGGGCCGCCGCGTACCTGAACGGTGAACAGCTTGACCTGGCCGCCGACCTGACCGCCGCACCGCCGGAAAAGCAAGCGGCTTTGCGGCGGGGGATGTTTCAGACACTGGCCCGCAACATTTTCCTGCCCCGGGACGAGGAACAGCTTGGCCCGGCGGAACGGGCCATGGCCGGCATGGTCGCGCTGGCCGGGGGCAGTGGTGAATTGCTGCGTTTCCTGGGCGAGTTGAAGAAGGTGCTGGAGCAGTACCTGAATCATCAGAAGCAACTGCGCCAGCAACTGGCCGAGCAGTTTGCCCAGGAGATGGCCCGGCTGGAGGGTCAGCTTGCCGCTCAGACCGGGATGTCGCCCAACCTGCGCCCGGAACAGCACCCCAAATTCCAGGAGGAATGGCAGCGGGTGCTTGATGAACTGAACAGCCAGTACGGCCGTGCCCTGGAGCAGTACAAAGAGCAGATCCGGCAGTTTCTTGGGGCCTGA
- a CDS encoding NADH-quinone oxidoreductase subunit N — MKILLFLPELFLLLGALVLFNLSVAGADGRKARLTALLFAAVAAVAALACLGQQGTIFFEALRMDFFSQLVKLILALGLVAVLVIGRELKDIADGVRPEYYLFMLCSVVGLMMLVSSAELLTLFMALELSSYCLYLMVPMRDDRKGLRIQMEAAVKYVIFGVVASGIMLFGMSYLFALSGTTHLPEMVPVLAGMLDNPAVLVGIVMVMAGFFYKLAIFPFHFWVPDVYQGASNETTTFIASLPKIAAAAMLIKISTLAAPGAGTGTLVTLLTMLAVISMFYGNLSALVQTDIKRMLGFSGIAHAGFILVGVLTLDVMGYAAALYYATGYVVMSLACFLVICNVSRAGENVKIEDLSGLYRRAPLLALVLAVGLFALAGIPPFVGFMGKFFLLTSALQQGHLALVILAAINTAIAIYYYLSVVRVVYTAEPESRPAIGLNLPTRTLGVALVLIIIALGVLPGMALDTAAMAVRSLG, encoded by the coding sequence ATGAAAATTCTTCTTTTTCTTCCCGAATTATTTCTCCTGCTGGGCGCTCTGGTGCTTTTTAACCTGAGTGTGGCCGGCGCCGACGGCCGCAAGGCCCGCCTGACGGCACTGCTTTTTGCCGCCGTGGCGGCGGTTGCGGCCTTGGCCTGCCTTGGGCAGCAGGGCACCATCTTCTTTGAAGCTCTGCGGATGGACTTTTTCTCCCAGTTGGTCAAACTGATCCTGGCCCTGGGCCTGGTGGCGGTGCTGGTGATCGGTCGGGAACTCAAAGACATTGCCGACGGCGTGCGGCCGGAATACTACCTCTTCATGCTCTGTTCGGTGGTTGGGCTGATGATGCTGGTCAGCAGCGCCGAGTTGCTGACCCTGTTCATGGCCCTGGAGCTATCCTCCTACTGCCTCTACCTGATGGTCCCCATGCGGGATGACCGTAAAGGGCTGCGCATCCAAATGGAGGCGGCGGTCAAGTACGTAATCTTCGGGGTGGTGGCCAGCGGCATCATGCTCTTTGGCATGAGCTACCTGTTTGCCTTAAGCGGCACCACCCATCTGCCGGAAATGGTACCGGTGCTGGCCGGGATGCTCGATAACCCGGCGGTGCTGGTGGGGATCGTGATGGTGATGGCGGGCTTTTTCTACAAGCTGGCCATCTTCCCCTTCCATTTCTGGGTACCCGATGTCTACCAGGGGGCCTCCAACGAGACCACAACCTTCATCGCCTCCCTGCCCAAGATCGCCGCCGCCGCCATGCTGATCAAAATTTCCACCCTGGCCGCGCCGGGGGCCGGCACCGGAACCCTGGTGACGCTGTTGACCATGCTGGCGGTAATTTCCATGTTCTACGGCAACCTCTCGGCGCTGGTGCAGACCGATATTAAGCGGATGCTGGGCTTTTCCGGCATCGCCCACGCCGGCTTTATCTTGGTGGGGGTTTTGACCCTGGATGTGATGGGCTACGCCGCCGCCCTGTACTACGCCACCGGTTACGTGGTGATGAGCTTGGCCTGCTTCCTGGTGATCTGCAATGTCTCCCGGGCCGGTGAAAATGTCAAAATCGAAGACCTCAGCGGCCTCTATCGGCGGGCACCGCTGCTGGCCCTGGTGCTGGCGGTGGGGCTCTTTGCCCTGGCCGGCATCCCGCCCTTTGTTGGTTTCATGGGCAAGTTCTTCCTGCTGACCAGCGCCCTGCAGCAGGGCCACCTGGCCCTGGTAATCCTGGCGGCGATCAACACCGCCATCGCCATCTACTACTACCTGTCGGTGGTGCGGGTGGTCTACACCGCCGAACCGGAGTCAAGACCGGCCATCGGACTAAACCTGCCCACCCGGACCCTGGGCGTGGCCCTGGTGCTGATCATCATCGCCCTGGGCGTCCTGCCCGGCATGGCCCTGGACACAGCAGCCATGGCGGTTCGCTCTTTGGGCTAA
- a CDS encoding NADH-quinone oxidoreductase subunit M gives MDFLLINQGFPILSALVFLPLLGALVLLVMPGDNACRSWSLIVTVATALVSLPLFFMFDTSTHLYQFGEHRSWIAAWDINYTLGVDGISLLLVLMTTIIMPLCVLGSWRYITTRVKEFMFCLLLMETAMLGVFMALDFVLFYIFWEAMLIPMYLLIAVWGGPRKMYASIKFFLYTLAGSVLLLVAIIALFLTSEPQTFSIPLLMEQHFSTTFQIWVFLAFFLAFAIKVPMFPFHTWLPAAHVEAPTAGSVILASVLLKMGTYGFLRFCLPITPEATFIFMPYILWLSIIGILYGGFTALAQQDMKKLIAYSSVGHMGFVTLGIFVLNAQGIEGSILQMVNHGITTGALFFCVGMLYERTHSRELVLNAGVGKLMPIYVIFLGFFSLSSLAFPGTNSFVGEFMILAGGFERSILIAAFAIPGAVLAAAYMFRLLQRVVWGGTDNPRHTGLTDLNAREIVILAPLLLFVFWIGLSPGPFLAVMEVSVAHLLEQVGMAAQTEGMGLARLIP, from the coding sequence ATGGATTTTCTGCTGATCAACCAAGGGTTCCCGATTCTGAGCGCCCTGGTGTTTTTGCCGCTGCTGGGGGCGCTGGTTTTGCTGGTCATGCCGGGTGACAATGCCTGCCGCAGTTGGAGTCTGATTGTCACCGTGGCTACGGCGCTGGTCAGTCTGCCGCTTTTCTTCATGTTCGACACCAGCACCCACCTCTACCAGTTTGGGGAGCATCGCAGCTGGATCGCCGCCTGGGATATCAATTACACCCTGGGGGTGGACGGCATCAGCCTGCTGCTGGTGCTGATGACCACCATCATCATGCCGCTGTGTGTGCTGGGCTCCTGGCGTTATATCACCACCCGGGTCAAGGAATTCATGTTTTGCCTGCTGCTCATGGAAACCGCCATGCTGGGGGTTTTCATGGCCCTTGATTTCGTGCTTTTCTACATCTTCTGGGAAGCGATGCTGATTCCCATGTACCTGCTGATCGCCGTCTGGGGCGGGCCGCGCAAAATGTACGCCTCCATCAAGTTTTTCCTTTACACCCTGGCCGGCTCGGTGCTGCTGCTGGTGGCCATCATCGCCCTCTTTCTCACCTCCGAGCCCCAGACCTTCAGCATTCCGCTGCTGATGGAACAGCATTTCTCCACCACCTTCCAGATCTGGGTCTTTTTGGCCTTCTTCCTGGCCTTTGCCATCAAGGTACCCATGTTCCCCTTCCACACCTGGTTGCCGGCCGCCCACGTCGAGGCCCCCACCGCCGGCAGCGTGATCCTGGCTTCGGTGCTGCTGAAAATGGGCACCTACGGCTTTCTCCGTTTCTGCCTGCCCATCACCCCCGAGGCCACCTTTATATTCATGCCCTACATCCTCTGGCTCTCCATTATCGGGATCCTCTACGGCGGCTTCACCGCCCTGGCCCAGCAGGACATGAAGAAGCTGATCGCCTATTCCAGTGTCGGGCACATGGGCTTTGTCACCCTGGGGATTTTTGTTCTCAACGCCCAGGGGATCGAGGGCTCGATTTTGCAGATGGTCAACCATGGGATCACCACCGGGGCGCTGTTCTTCTGCGTGGGCATGCTCTATGAGCGGACCCACAGCCGGGAGTTGGTGCTCAACGCCGGGGTCGGCAAGCTGATGCCGATCTATGTTATCTTTCTGGGCTTCTTCTCGCTCTCATCCCTGGCCTTCCCTGGCACCAACTCCTTTGTCGGTGAGTTCATGATTTTAGCCGGGGGTTTCGAGCGTTCGATCCTGATCGCCGCTTTTGCCATTCCCGGCGCGGTACTGGCCGCCGCTTACATGTTCCGCCTGCTGCAGCGGGTGGTCTGGGGCGGCACCGACAACCCCAGGCACACCGGGCTGACGGACTTGAACGCCCGGGAAATCGTTATCCTGGCTCCTCTGTTGCTCTTTGTCTTCTGGATCGGCCTCTCGCCCGGCCCCTTCCTGGCGGTGATGGAGGTCAGTGTGGCCCATCTGCTGGAGCAGGTGGGTATGGCGGCCCAGACCGAGGGCATGGGATTGGCCCGCTTAATACCGTAA